A single window of Granulicella cerasi DNA harbors:
- a CDS encoding RES family NAD+ phosphorylase, whose product MLVWRICRQRHAASAFSGEGARLLGGRWNSAGTSMVYTSDSLALAALELFVHIGPTDEAPDDLIAIQAEVPVDLNTDLLAAKKTPKDWGFRSELTQRSGDAWSKSQQSLAIRVPSVLVDVEWNILINPQHEKMQQLKIVQSRPFRFDPRMFAASSRY is encoded by the coding sequence ATGCTGGTTTGGCGGATTTGCCGGCAGCGACATGCTGCATCGGCATTCTCTGGTGAAGGCGCACGTCTGCTCGGAGGTCGTTGGAACTCTGCGGGAACGTCGATGGTGTACACCTCGGACAGCCTTGCGCTAGCAGCGCTTGAACTGTTTGTACACATTGGCCCTACTGATGAAGCACCGGATGATTTGATTGCGATTCAGGCAGAGGTACCGGTCGATTTGAACACCGATCTTTTAGCCGCGAAGAAAACGCCGAAAGACTGGGGATTCCGTTCCGAACTAACACAGCGTTCGGGGGATGCCTGGTCGAAGTCTCAGCAATCGCTGGCGATACGCGTGCCTTCGGTACTGGTCGACGTGGAATGGAATATTCTGATCAACCCGCAACATGAGAAGATGCAGCAGCTCAAGATTGTGCAGAGCAGACCCTTTCGGTTTGATCCGAGGATGTTCGCGGCAAGCTCGAGGTATTAA
- the parS gene encoding type II RES/Xre toxin-antitoxin system antitoxin, with amino-acid sequence MTASAIATVLGGRKILKRKVETDTDLRVITREGLPVGTLPFLAAGLSVERKTLAKVVGISDRTLSRRIANNSRLSSEESDRMMRLARVFAKAEDTLGSSAKASRWLQSPNLALGEEVPLDLLDTDAGAKTVETILLRIDYGVYS; translated from the coding sequence ATGACGGCTTCGGCAATCGCGACGGTACTCGGCGGACGCAAGATCCTCAAGCGCAAGGTGGAGACCGATACGGATCTTCGCGTGATCACGCGTGAGGGTCTACCGGTAGGCACCTTGCCGTTTCTGGCGGCTGGGCTCTCCGTGGAGCGGAAGACGCTGGCGAAGGTGGTCGGCATCAGCGATCGAACGCTGAGCCGACGTATCGCGAACAATTCGCGGCTTTCTTCCGAGGAGAGCGACCGCATGATGCGCTTGGCTCGTGTCTTCGCGAAGGCGGAGGATACGCTGGGCAGTTCGGCGAAGGCATCACGTTGGCTGCAGAGCCCGAACCTCGCCTTAGGCGAGGAGGTTCCGCTGGATCTGCTGGACACCGATGCGGGAGCCAAGACCGTAGAAACCATACTGCTTCGCATCGACTACGGAGTTTATAGCTGA
- a CDS encoding catalase family peroxidase translates to MPLPNDEKLLALSQDLLAQFHKIFGEFPGFRPAHAKGIMLTGEFKPSGTAASISRAQHLNQPSTPVVVRFSNSTGLPLIPDADPNANPRGFAIRFMLAQHVHTDIVSHSTDGFPTRTGAEFLEFLRALAASDPANLSGSPLEAFLGAHPAALAFVQTPKPTPASFATDTYFGVTAMKFLNAEGKEQFGRYRIVPAAGNQFADEATLKEKPADFLVDEIVERVGAAPVVFSVQLQLAAPGDVVDDATIHWPADRPVVELGTLTLTAPVADTEAQQKQIIFDPIPRTDGIEPSDDPLLELRAAIYLMSGRKRRQA, encoded by the coding sequence ATGCCGCTACCGAACGATGAGAAGCTGCTGGCCCTGAGTCAGGATCTGCTGGCCCAGTTCCACAAGATCTTTGGAGAATTTCCGGGCTTTCGCCCTGCGCACGCCAAGGGCATCATGCTCACCGGCGAGTTTAAGCCGTCGGGCACTGCGGCGAGCATTTCGCGCGCGCAGCATCTCAACCAGCCGTCGACGCCGGTTGTCGTGCGCTTCTCGAACTCGACCGGCCTGCCGCTGATCCCGGACGCCGACCCCAACGCGAACCCGCGCGGCTTTGCGATTCGCTTCATGCTCGCGCAGCATGTACACACGGACATCGTCTCGCACTCCACGGACGGCTTCCCGACGCGCACCGGCGCGGAGTTCCTCGAGTTCCTGCGCGCTCTCGCTGCGAGCGATCCGGCGAATCTCAGCGGGTCGCCGCTGGAGGCATTCCTCGGCGCGCACCCTGCTGCGCTGGCCTTCGTGCAGACGCCCAAGCCCACGCCCGCGAGCTTCGCCACGGACACCTACTTCGGCGTGACGGCGATGAAGTTCCTCAACGCCGAGGGCAAGGAGCAGTTCGGCCGTTACCGCATCGTTCCGGCCGCGGGCAACCAGTTCGCGGACGAAGCGACGCTGAAGGAGAAGCCTGCAGACTTCCTCGTGGACGAGATCGTTGAGCGCGTAGGCGCCGCGCCGGTGGTCTTCAGCGTGCAGTTGCAACTCGCGGCGCCGGGTGATGTGGTGGACGACGCCACGATCCACTGGCCCGCCGACCGCCCTGTGGTGGAGCTCGGCACGCTGACGCTTACGGCGCCGGTCGCCGACACGGAAGCCCAACAGAAGCAGATCATCTTCGACCCCATCCCGCGCACGGACGGCATCGAGCCGAGCGATGACCCGCTGCTGGAGCTACGCGCCGCGATCTACCTGATGAGCGGACGCAAGCGTCGGCAGGCGTAA
- a CDS encoding helix-turn-helix transcriptional regulator — protein MSSPAMNPIDAIPSLLSTLYEAAATPERWQPFLLELSQRMQATHAYLLADAPAAPDKRSYLLHGFTPNDMQRYADHYFAQDIALERALHHVSRNGRFTGTLDFLVPTSELKKLEIYADFMVPVGLMHQISTATGPVGPFASHGVAVWRPENAKPFDAVDLQVLDVLAPHLQQALLLNARLCEMAELQQVLEYGLDASRTALVALTAQGRVTAVSPHARRLLEAGKGLRLFADTLLADAPEHDRELQQLVRGACEATSPEGSLLPPGGSLRVHTPDAGVGIIAHVRPFLSRQSGAMASTAALVLLADPSDKPPARADILRDLFGLTPVEIRLCQLLLCTESVREAAEQARLSYTTGRFHLKQIFRKCGISRQIELVQLLLSLPGSDDTAAPRP, from the coding sequence ATGTCCTCACCCGCGATGAACCCCATCGACGCCATCCCGTCTTTGCTTTCCACGCTTTATGAAGCGGCCGCTACGCCAGAGCGGTGGCAGCCGTTCCTGCTGGAGTTGAGCCAGCGGATGCAGGCGACGCACGCCTACCTGCTGGCCGATGCGCCCGCCGCGCCCGACAAGCGCAGCTACCTGTTGCATGGCTTTACGCCGAACGACATGCAGCGCTACGCCGACCACTACTTCGCACAGGACATCGCGCTCGAACGCGCTCTGCATCATGTCTCGCGCAACGGCCGCTTCACCGGCACGCTTGATTTCCTGGTGCCTACCAGCGAGTTGAAGAAGCTTGAAATCTACGCCGACTTCATGGTGCCCGTCGGCCTGATGCACCAGATCTCTACCGCGACCGGCCCGGTGGGCCCGTTCGCTTCGCACGGCGTCGCGGTCTGGCGGCCCGAGAATGCCAAGCCGTTCGATGCCGTCGATCTGCAGGTGCTGGATGTGCTGGCACCGCACCTGCAGCAGGCGCTGCTGCTCAATGCGCGACTCTGCGAGATGGCCGAACTGCAGCAGGTGTTGGAGTACGGACTTGACGCGAGCCGCACGGCGCTGGTGGCGCTCACCGCGCAAGGCCGCGTCACTGCGGTTTCGCCTCATGCGCGCCGCTTGCTGGAAGCGGGCAAGGGCCTGCGGCTCTTCGCCGACACATTGCTGGCGGACGCGCCCGAGCACGACCGCGAGTTGCAGCAGCTGGTACGTGGAGCCTGCGAGGCAACGTCGCCAGAGGGGTCGCTGTTGCCGCCGGGAGGCTCGCTGCGCGTTCATACGCCGGACGCAGGCGTCGGCATCATCGCGCATGTGCGCCCGTTCCTCTCGCGGCAATCGGGCGCCATGGCTTCCACCGCCGCGCTGGTGCTGCTGGCGGATCCGAGCGACAAGCCGCCGGCCCGAGCCGACATTCTGCGCGACCTTTTCGGCCTCACACCGGTCGAGATTCGCCTGTGCCAGTTGCTGCTGTGCACGGAGAGCGTGCGCGAGGCCGCCGAGCAGGCCCGGCTTTCGTATACCACCGGGCGTTTCCACCTGAAGCAGATCTTTCGCAAGTGCGGCATTAGCCGGCAAATCGAGCTGGTGCAGTTGCTGCTTTCGCTTCCCGGCAGCGACGACACCGCCGCCCCGCGACCTTGA
- a CDS encoding Bax inhibitor-1/YccA family protein — translation MRTIDMTNGARVVSTRSTASLLSQVLWITAAGFVTTAAGAYVAPMLLGGIGFGVLFLATFALILAVNMTARKSPGLALVLFYAFTFLMGVEVGPVIKAYLHIPGGQLVVFQAAGTTALGMAIMAVVAQIANFDYQRVGRTAFWCLIGLCLVGLLGSFVHIVSPGLYAWASLAIFSVLLLVDFMRLRDGAMGLAPVQMALSIYLDALNIFMALLQIFGGSNNSRSRN, via the coding sequence ATGCGCACCATTGATATGACCAACGGAGCTCGCGTCGTTTCGACCCGCTCCACCGCAAGCCTGCTCAGCCAGGTACTTTGGATCACCGCTGCCGGTTTCGTCACCACCGCGGCCGGCGCATATGTCGCGCCGATGCTGCTGGGTGGTATTGGCTTCGGCGTGCTGTTTCTCGCAACCTTTGCACTCATCCTTGCCGTGAACATGACCGCCCGTAAATCGCCCGGGCTGGCGCTGGTGCTCTTCTACGCATTCACGTTTCTGATGGGCGTCGAAGTCGGCCCCGTCATCAAGGCGTATCTGCACATCCCCGGGGGACAGCTTGTCGTCTTTCAAGCTGCGGGAACGACCGCGCTCGGCATGGCCATCATGGCCGTCGTCGCGCAGATCGCGAACTTCGACTACCAGCGCGTCGGCCGCACGGCGTTCTGGTGCCTGATCGGATTGTGCCTCGTCGGCCTGCTCGGCTCGTTCGTGCACATCGTCTCGCCGGGCCTGTACGCGTGGGCTTCGCTGGCGATCTTCAGCGTGCTTCTGCTGGTGGACTTCATGCGTCTCCGCGACGGAGCCATGGGGCTCGCGCCGGTGCAGATGGCGCTGAGCATCTACCTCGACGCGTTGAACATCTTCATGGCGCTGCTGCAGATCTTCGGCGGCAGCAATAACTCGCGCTCACGTAACTAA
- a CDS encoding darcynin family protein, with translation MPTESFAPDAVLSEHEGLAGTFHIFMLVKTTRHWLDLPNHEREAFFKTTVFPILRKRPQVKLRYFETEAFSAVASDLLLWETIDLNAWAWIADHLRETLFWDHYFEVVNILPAMEANYPAMIHAA, from the coding sequence ATGCCTACTGAATCTTTTGCACCTGACGCTGTACTTTCCGAGCACGAAGGACTTGCCGGAACCTTCCACATCTTCATGCTGGTGAAGACCACGCGCCATTGGCTTGACCTGCCGAACCACGAGCGCGAGGCGTTCTTTAAGACGACCGTCTTCCCGATCCTGCGGAAACGCCCGCAGGTGAAGCTCCGGTACTTCGAGACGGAAGCCTTCAGCGCGGTGGCCTCGGACCTGCTGCTGTGGGAGACCATCGACCTCAACGCGTGGGCGTGGATCGCCGACCACCTGCGCGAGACGCTCTTCTGGGACCACTACTTCGAGGTCGTCAACATCCTGCCGGCGATGGAAGCCAACTACCCCGCGATGATCCACGCGGCTTAA
- a CDS encoding TetR/AcrR family transcriptional regulator, with protein MILEAAARVLERKGLEGFNTNAVAEAAGVSIGSLYQYFPNKDSLTLALIQLFEQELHAAYLQAVEETEGASLEETFRALVKHQYRVHHRRPALHRLLEAEEDRLRPEEPADEDAVEETLLRRLHLHRKSPRAQRVEEIADIFTISRAMIDETLREGATEAAVVRRTMRALQGYL; from the coding sequence GTGATTCTCGAAGCCGCTGCTCGCGTTCTCGAACGCAAAGGGCTCGAGGGTTTCAACACCAACGCGGTCGCAGAGGCCGCTGGTGTGAGCATCGGCTCGCTCTACCAGTACTTTCCGAACAAGGATTCGCTCACCCTCGCGCTCATCCAGCTCTTCGAGCAAGAGCTTCACGCGGCGTATCTGCAGGCCGTTGAAGAGACGGAAGGAGCGTCGCTCGAAGAGACCTTCCGCGCTCTGGTGAAGCATCAGTACCGCGTGCATCATCGCCGCCCAGCGCTGCACCGTTTGCTCGAAGCGGAAGAAGACCGCCTGCGCCCGGAAGAGCCTGCCGACGAAGATGCCGTGGAAGAGACGCTGCTGCGTCGCCTCCACCTGCATCGCAAATCTCCGCGCGCACAGCGCGTTGAAGAAATCGCCGACATCTTCACCATCTCGCGGGCCATGATCGACGAAACCCTGCGCGAAGGGGCGACAGAAGCCGCCGTCGTGCGCCGCACGATGCGCGCGCTGCAGGGATATCTGTAG
- a CDS encoding YqjF family protein → MSTFLTADWRKLIMAQYEVAPERLAPYMPAGVELDLFEGKCYVSLVGFLFDHVRLKGLPIPGHTSFEEINLRFYVRRPNAPDGQSRRGVVFIREFVPRSAITWIARAFYGEPYSTMPTQHHIRGNEHTLFVEYGWKHHGMWQSVGVEAELRAREIPPGTIEEFITEHYWGYTRRKDGTTWEYAVHHPRWQVYPIKRFDISADFGELYGSVMAGIDPKQPAHVLLAEGSHITVDSHAPDRIVTPTA, encoded by the coding sequence ATGTCCACGTTCCTCACAGCCGATTGGCGCAAGCTCATCATGGCGCAGTATGAAGTCGCGCCCGAGCGCCTTGCGCCGTACATGCCTGCGGGCGTGGAGCTCGACCTGTTCGAGGGCAAGTGCTACGTCTCGCTCGTCGGTTTTCTCTTCGACCACGTGCGCCTGAAGGGCCTGCCGATCCCCGGCCATACGTCATTTGAAGAGATCAACCTGCGCTTTTACGTGCGTCGCCCGAACGCGCCGGACGGTCAGTCGCGGCGCGGCGTGGTCTTCATCCGCGAGTTCGTGCCGCGCTCGGCGATCACGTGGATCGCGCGCGCCTTCTATGGCGAACCCTACTCGACCATGCCCACGCAGCATCACATCCGCGGCAATGAGCACACGCTCTTCGTCGAGTATGGCTGGAAGCACCACGGCATGTGGCAGAGCGTCGGCGTAGAGGCCGAACTGCGCGCGCGTGAGATCCCGCCCGGCACGATCGAGGAGTTCATCACCGAGCACTACTGGGGCTACACGCGGCGCAAGGACGGCACCACCTGGGAGTACGCCGTGCATCATCCGCGCTGGCAGGTGTACCCGATCAAGCGCTTCGATATCTCGGCAGATTTCGGTGAGCTTTACGGCTCCGTGATGGCGGGAATCGATCCCAAGCAGCCCGCGCATGTGTTGCTGGCCGAGGGCTCGCACATTACCGTCGACTCGCACGCGCCCGACCGCATCGTCACGCCTACGGCGTAA